In Maridesulfovibrio zosterae DSM 11974, a genomic segment contains:
- a CDS encoding ribose-phosphate diphosphokinase: protein MNGELKIISGSSNLALSEAICDHLGSKLTPCLREKFSDGEIRIEIQDNVRGCDVFIVQSTCDPVNFHFMELCLMLDALKRASARRVTAVVPYYGYARQDRKVSPRAPISAKLCADCLTVAGMQRLVTIDLHAGQIQGFFNLPVDNIYAAPVLLDELRTRYEDMVMVSPDAGGTERARAYAKRLHAGLAIVDKRRDAPNQARAMHVIGEVKDKTCIVMDDMIDTAGTMCQAARVLMEHGAKNVIACATHPVLSGPALDRLQAAPFSEVIVTNTLPVSEEKLAKCSKIKVKSVAGILAKCIHNVHTESSVSVLFV from the coding sequence ATGAACGGTGAACTCAAGATTATCAGCGGCTCGTCAAATCTGGCGCTTTCAGAAGCAATCTGTGACCATCTCGGCAGCAAGCTTACTCCATGTCTGCGCGAAAAATTCAGTGATGGCGAAATCCGCATTGAGATTCAGGACAATGTCCGCGGCTGTGACGTATTTATAGTCCAGTCAACCTGCGATCCCGTAAATTTTCATTTTATGGAGCTGTGTCTCATGCTGGACGCCCTCAAAAGAGCAAGCGCCCGTCGTGTAACAGCTGTTGTTCCTTATTATGGCTATGCCCGTCAGGACCGTAAAGTATCCCCCCGTGCTCCTATCAGTGCAAAGCTTTGCGCCGACTGTCTTACTGTAGCAGGTATGCAGCGTCTGGTAACTATTGACCTTCACGCTGGCCAGATTCAGGGATTTTTTAATCTTCCCGTAGATAATATTTATGCTGCACCGGTTTTATTAGATGAACTGCGCACCCGTTACGAAGACATGGTCATGGTTTCTCCTGACGCAGGTGGAACTGAACGTGCCAGAGCTTACGCGAAACGCCTTCATGCAGGATTGGCCATTGTGGATAAACGCCGTGATGCCCCAAACCAGGCCAGAGCCATGCATGTTATCGGTGAAGTTAAAGATAAAACCTGTATCGTTATGGATGACATGATTGATACAGCCGGAACAATGTGTCAGGCAGCTAGAGTTCTCATGGAACATGGTGCTAAGAATGTTATTGCCTGCGCTACACACCCTGTTCTTTCCGGACCAGCTCTCGACAGGCTGCAAGCAGCACCTTTTTCCGAGGTGATTGTTACTAATACTCTGCCTGTCTCTGAAGAGAAACTTGCAAAATGCAGCAAGATTAAAGTTAAATCTGTGGCAGGCATACTTGCCAAGTGCATACACAATGTACACACAGAATCATCTGTAAGCGTTCTCTTCGTATAA